The nucleotide window AACCGGGCACCCAGGACGGCGACGGCGAACTCGATGCTCCCCTGCACGATCGGCCCCGACCCGGTCACGTGGTTGCCGGCCACCCGGACGACGAACAGGTCACCCACCCCCTGATCAAAGACCAGTTCGGGGGGGACTCGGGAGTCGGCACAGGCGACGATGATCGCCGATGGGGCCTGGCCCTCGGCCAGTTGCGCGAAGTCCTCCGGACGGCGGCGGCTGAGGAGGGAGGGCGTTCCATTGACGAACCGGCGGTTTCCCTCCATCAGTTTGGCGAGGACCGCGTCGGGGTCCTGGGTCCGAACTCCCGATCCGAACGAGCGGGTTGTTCCCGACCACGCGACGCCGAAAGCCCCCGACGCCAGAGCGGTCGCCTGGACAAACGCACGACGGGAGAACCGGTTCAAAGATCGCATTGACGAACGCTCCTCAGATTGAGGCCACCGGCGCCCAATTGCGCTGCAAACATCCGAAGCTCACACGATCGATTTTCAATCGGATCGAGGAAAAGGGAGATCGGGCTGACGAGAGGATCACCCGATGGTAACACCTCGCATCGTCTGCGTGCGTTGCTCGTCTATTCGAGATTATCGTACCTTCAAGACTATTGTGCCGATCGCAAAAAACCTCTCTCGATTTTTCAAATTTCTCGAAATCTTTCCTGAGTTTGAGGTCCTGAAGGGCAAGCCCCTGGTGCATTCAACGCAGGGAACGGAAGACTTGACGAGGCGATCGGGGCGAACGGCGGTTGCGTTGTCTTTTCGGCAAATCTGGATTTCATTCAGGGACCGGGCCGCGGATTCCGAAAATTCCGATCGTCCCGAGCGACAGAATCGGGGCAGCCTCCCTCGCCAGGATCGGCGAACGAAGGCGTCGCATCGGACGCTTTAGGAAAGGATTTCCGATGGCGAGACTTTCGAGGATTGGAGCCCTGTTGACGGTCATAGCCGTCACGGCGAGTCCGGCGGGAGGGCAGGAGATTCCGCCGCCTCAGCGCACCTTCGGAGATGTGTCGGGCTCATACTACGGCAGGGGCCTGGAACCCGAGTCCTTGCCGGCCGAGATTGCCGAAGACGTTGCCGGGGCCTCGGGGGAGTTCCGGCTAGGGCCCACCCCGGTCTCGGAGGTCGGCCTGCTTCGAAACCTGTTCGGGCTCTCCGAGGAACCCGGCTCGCTTCGCACGTTCGGGTGGGTGGAGGGGGGCTACACGGGTGCTTCGACCGGACCGGGCCTGCTCCGAGTCCAGCCGAGGCAAAACCGTTTCGGAAACGAGTTTCTGCTCAACCAGATCGGCCTGGTTGTCCAGAAACCGCTTCGACAGGACGCGTTCGACCTCGGGTTCACCGTCCGCTACTTTGCCGGGGCCGACGCCGCCCTCGGCCAGCCGAAAGGCGGGATCGACTTCCCACCTGGAAACCCCCGGTTCGGCCACGACTTCCGTGACCTCTTCCTCGACGTCCACCTGCCGATCCTGACCGAACGCGGCCTCGACTTCAAAATCGGCCGGATGAACACGATCATCGGCTACAACGGCTTTCTCGCCCCCTACCGGCCGCTCTACTCCAGCGACTATCAGTTCTTTTACGCTCAGGACGGTGCCTTCACCGGATTCCTGGCCAACCTGCACCTGAACGACCGCCTGGATGTTTGGAGCGGGATGACGCTGGGGGCCAACACCTTCTTCACCCTGCGAAGCCCGAATTCGTATTGCTACATCGGTCAGGTCAACTACTGGCTGACCGAGGAGCGCCGTACTCGACTGACCGGCTCGGTCTACGCCGGCCCCGACGCAATCTTCGCGGCTCCGGGGCTTAACGGAGACTTTGTGACGATGGTCGAATTGCGGCTCCAGCAGAACTGGAGCCCGAGGCTCACGCAGATCATTCAGAACAACATGGGGTGGGACGCCAACACTCCCGTCGGAACGGGGTCGTTTTACGGGCTGTACTCGATCCTCATCTATCACGCGGCACCGAAACTCGACACCATCCTTCGCACCGAGTGGTTCAGCGATCCCCAGGGGACGAGGACCGGATTCGCCACGGATTACGCCGCGGTCACCTTCGGGATCAACTGGCATCCGAACCGCATTCTGGAGGTCCGGCCGGAGATCCGAGGCGATTTCGCCGGCGATCCGGCCTTCGGCACCAGTGATACTCTGGGAGGCCGTTCCAGTCAGCTCACCGGAGGGATCAGTTTCCTCGTCAAGTACTGAGCCAGGAGGGTGATCCGGCAGGAATCCAGGCCCGGAGATCGCCCTCTCGGAACGATCGCCACCGCCTCTTGCCGCCTGATCATCAACCATTGAGAGACAGAGGGCGATTCTTCAATTCCCTGCATCGAGGCATCGGGGCCGAGGCCGTCGTGATTCCCTTGCGGCCCGGGGAAATCGCAGCGCAAACGTACACCCTGTTTACGTGCTGAATATCCGGGAGTAACCTATCGGTGAGATCGGGAGTCTTCAACAAGTTCCTCTCAGACGGAAGGGCATTCCGCAATGGAATCCCGAACCCCGCTCAGTCTGCTCGATCGGCTCCGGGATGACCCGAATTCCGAGGAAGCCTGGGTGGAGTTCCATATCCGCTACGGGAAGGTTCTTTACACCTGGTGCCGACGTTGGGGACTCCAGCCAAGTGACGCCGAGGACGTGACTCAGGACACCCTGCTCGCCGTCTCGCGGCAAATCAAGGATTTCCACTACGACCCCAACGGCAGCTTTCGGGCCTGGATGAAGACCATCGCCTACCGGCTCTGGATTCGGGTCGTCGAGCGAAGCGCCCGGCAGGCCGCGATCGGTGGCAACGCCGCGCTGGAGGAACTGGCTTCGGTCGCCGCTCGTGATGACCTGGCTCGATTCTGTGAGGCCCAGGCCAGACAGGTGATTTTGGAACAGGCGTTTGACCGGGTCAGAAATCGCGTCTCCCCAAATACCTGGGAGGCCTTCCGGCTGACGGCCCTTGAAGACCGCAGCGGGGCCGAGGTCGCCCGAGCGCTCGGCCTGACCATCGGCGACGTCTACAACGCTCGTTGGCGCGTGCAACAACTGCTCCGGGACGCGGTCCGAACGCTGGATCCGGATGCTTGAATTTCCTCGCCCGGGGGATCGATCCGCAATGCCGGCTGTCGTAGGAACACGCCTCGCATGACCACGGGATGCCCAGGAGAGGCCTCGCTTCGGGGCTTCCTCGAGCGCGAGGGTGACCAACTCGACGCAGAGGCCATCGAGAAACACGTCTCGAACTGCGATGCATGTCAGGCCCTACTCGATCTCTGGACCGACCTACCCTCTGAGTTCCAGAGTTGGCTCACCGGACTCGACGACGCAAACCATGACGAAACCCCGGTCGGACGGCTGCTCGATGATCGCATCCGATCGGCGCTTCTCAAGTGCAATGCCCAGACCTCGCACGACAAGGATGACGAGAGGCCGTGCCTCGATCGGGTTGGCCCCTATCGTATTCAGCGTCGCTCCGGAGCCGGAGGGATGGGCATCGTATTTGAAGCGGTCGATACGAGACTCGGCCGCCGGGTGGCTCTGAAGATGATTTTGGGCTCGGCCGAGGGCTCGGGGCCCGTGCCAGTTGATCGCTTTCGGCGTGAGGGGGCAGTGCTGGCGGCCCTGAACCATCCAAACATTGTCCCTGTTTACGAAGTGGGAGAACACAACGGCCAGCCGTATCTCGTCCTGGAGTTCGTCCCCGGAGGCACTCTCTCCCAGCGGGCCGGAGGCCGCCCTTTGCCTCCCCGAGAGGCAGCCCGGGTGGTCGGTACCCTCGCCGGTGCGGTCCAGTACGCCCATGAGCAGGGAGTCATCCATCGAGACCTGAAGCCGGGGAACATCCTGTTGAAACCGACCCCGGGATCGAGTGTCGGAGGGGAGACCGACGACCGTCCTCCGATCGGAGGCGAATGGCTGATGATCGCCGACTTCGGCCTGGCCCGATGGCGGCGTGATCTGGCCGAGCTGACCCGATCTGGCCAACCGGTTGGCACCCCGGCCTACATGGCCCCGGAACAGGCCGCGGGCCTCGGCGAAGGGATCGGCCCTGCCGTCGACATCTACGCGCTGGGCGTCATCCTCTACGAACTGCTCACGGGTCGCCCCCCCTTTCAGGCCGAGACCATCGCCAGCACCCTGCGGATGGTCCAGGAATCGGACGCCCTCTCACCTCGGACCCTCCAGCCGGGAGTTCCCCGAGATCTGGAGACGATTACCCTGAAGTGCCTGGATAAAGACCCTCGCCGACGATACGCCAGCGCCGGGGCTCTGGCGGCCGACCTCGATCGCTTCCTGGAGCATCGCTCGATCGTCGCCCGGCCGATTCGACCGGCCGGACGTGCCTGGCGCTGGTGCCGCCGCAATCCTGGGTTCGCGGCCGTCCTCGCCATCACCGCCGCCCTGCTTGTGGCTCTGGTTGTCGGCTCCATCTCCTTCGCCATCGTCCAGGCCGACCTCCGCCGCCAGACCGAGCTTCGCGAACGCCAGGCCCGCCAGAATGCCGCCGACGCCCGAGCCGCCCGCGACCTCGCCAGTCTCAGCCTTCAGCGTGCCCTGACCGGTTACTCCAGCGTCGTCGACGGCGTGCTGGCCATCAGCCCATTTGATAACCCAAAGGTCCGTTCCGTCCAGGACACCGGCCACCGAATTCTGTCGGAATGGTGTGTCGAGTATCTTGATTCCTTGCAGCCGGGCGTCGCCTGGACGATCGCCGATATCCAGGTCGCCCTCACGCTCGCCCGGGTTCGGTACGATCTCGACCAGGAGTCCGAGGCCGAGCCTCTCCTGTCCGAGGCCTGGGAAGCGGCCCGGAGGCTGGGCGGGTTCGACCAGAGTGATTCCAGGGCAATCCAGCTTCTGGCGGTCTCATCCATGCGACTGGGCAATACGCTCAATCAGAAGGGCCGTCAGAGCGATGCGATCAAGTCCTATGAATTGTCCGACCGCCTCCTCGTGGACCTGCTCCGCGCCGATCCCGGCGAGTCATATTATCTCAATATGCGATTCGGACTCCTCGGCAACCTCGCGTCGACGCTCGCCAGGCTCGGCCGTGTGGAGGAGGCGATTCAGGCAGAGCGGGAGGGCATCCGGATGCTGGAGGCACTGGTGGAGACCCACCCGGGTGATTCGAACCACCCGATCGAGCTTGGTCTCCGGGCCGCCCGAGTCGGGAGGCTGCACCTCGACTCCGGGCAGTGGGAGGATGCCTGGTCTACCCTCTCCACGGCCCTCGAACAGTTGGAACTCGTGCCTGCCGACTCCCCTCGAATCAACGAGGTTCGCAAGGCGCAAATCAATGGACTTCGAGCACGGGCACGGGCCGGCTACCACCTCGGCCGCCTCGAAGCCGTTGTGCCCGACCTCGAGAGGGCTCTCTCGATGACCAGGAATCCGAGAGAGCGATGGGAACTGCAAATTCAATCCATCGAGGCCCGGGTCCGGGTTGGAATTCTGGACGGTGCTGTCGATGACGCGGAGGCCCTCCTTGCGGACACCGAAGCAGTCACCGCGTACCCCCTGGAGATTGCAAATGTGTTCGCCCTGCTCGCTGGCGATCCGTCCCTCCCCCCTCCGGCCCACGAACTCCTGAAGGAAAAAGTGGTCCAGCTCATCAAGACGGCACAATCCACCGGAAGGCTCAACGACCCTGACGTGATAAAGGAGCTTTTCGTGGCTCCCGACCTCGCTCCGCTCCGATCCCTGCTCAACTCGCCCCAGTGACGAACGAGTCTCGGTCCTCGTCAGCTGCGTTCATGATCAGAAATAAAGCTGGAACCGCAGCCAGAACATATCGGCCGTCTCCTGGAAGCGTCCCGGAGCGTAGAGGACAGGGTCGTCGAAGCCGCCGTGCAGCCAGAACATGTAAATCTTGACGTATTCGTTCCAGTACCAGTTCACTCCCAGCTCCGTCGTGGCGGCCTGGTTCGACCAGAGGTTTCGGTCGGCCAGTCCGGCGTTAAAGACCTCCTCGCCCATCGCCAGTGTGCTGAAGCGACCGGTCAGCTCCCAGGCCCCCAACCCTCGCCGCTGACCCTTCCGGGTGGGGATGAGCGGACGGAGCGGGTAGAGGCGAGTCCGGCGCTCGACTTCCTCGCCGGTCAGGAAGTAACCCCCGGCGACGTAGAATCCTGAGAACGGCACCCGGGTTGACCCGGCCGCAGGCGAGGCCGCGTAGCCGCCGTAGCCGTACTGCCACTCGCCGATCAGGGACAGGCTCTGATGGAAATAGGCCGCGTGGACCGAGCCGATCAGGCGGTCGCCTCGCTCCTGGACTCCTCGGTTGAGAATCAGGAACGGCACCGTGCCCGCACCCGGGATGTCTGCGTTTGGCGAACCGCCGCCGATCCGAAACGATGCCGGGACAGGCGGCTGGTCCTGGCGACCAAAAGCGACCGAGGCGCCCAGGTTCAGGAATCGGGCCATCGGCAACCCTTCGGATTGCTGAAACGGCCGGGCGTTGACATAGCCGACCAGGTCCAGAGCATTGTTGAACGCCTCGAACGAATTGCGCGAGCCGTTGAAAACACCGGCTGCATAGTCGAGCCGCTTGTCAAAGAGGTAGCCCCATCCCATCGCGCCGAACTGGCGGTTGAGGGACAGATTGGTGGTAAAGATCGACCGCTCGGGCGTTAGCAGCCAGTAGTTCGAGATCGCGAACTGATCGTAAAACATGGGGGTGAAGAATCGGCCCAGGCGGAGCTCGAAGCGGTCGTCGAAATGGAGGTTGACGAAGGCGTTCAGGATGTTCAGGGTCCCGAAGCCGCGATTGATCGAGAATTCGTACTCGATCGGTCGGGTGAAATTTCCACTGAAGAAGATCCGCTGCCGAGGGAGGAAGATGCCGCTGTTGGCCGGCTGCTGGTCGATCGGGTCCCAGAATCGGCCCTCGATCTGGGACTCATAATGAATCCGAAGCCGAAATTTTCCCTCGTCGGACTGGAGCAGGAACCCGCCCAGCTCGGCAATGCTCGGCCTCGGATAGCCCGGGATCGGGTCAACAGGCGCGAGTTGCTCCTCGGTGTAGTCGGGAACCGGGGTCTCGACGGTGGCCGGGTCGGCGGGCATCGGGGCCGCGGGGGCTGCATCGTCAACCGGAAGCTCTGGATCATCGCCGATGCGGATTCGGCCCGAGACCTCGTCGAGCCGTTGAAGGATCAACTGCATCTGCTCGGAATGCTCGGCCCTCGTCCGCATCAGTTCCTCGGCGAGCGCCTGGTTTTGACGCTCCATCTCGAGGAGCCGTTCGGCGAGCTGCTCCACGGTCACCCCTGGCGAGTCACCGACCTCTGCCGGGGCCATCGCCGCGCCCGCACGGGGCAACGACGGCGGCGGCCCAAGGGGTTCCTGCGCCCGAACAAGGGTGCAACCAATCGCAACGCCCCCCCAGACGACAAGCACGCCCCCCCAAGACCTCGCAGCGGTCAATCGGGATCGCACGATCGCGCATCCTCTCCGAGAGGGACCGACCAGCGGCGACCGGCACCGGGAACCCCGAGGGCCAGGCACACCCGTCCGATCGTCCGAGCTGGGCTGTCCCAGGATCGCCTTTGCTCCAGGTCCACCCCAACCCTCCGGGGTGTGGTCGATGAGTCGACCTGTCACGCGCGGCTCCGGGCGGCCGACCATAACCGGCATTCAAATGCGTTGCAATCCGGATTCCGACCTGCCAATCACCATCGCCTGGAGACCGACATCCAACGCTCGATCCGAAGAAGCCAAATCGATTCACTTGCGAATGAGAGACGCAAGGGCGATCGAGCTTCGTCGTCAGACGACCTCGAACGGTACGACGACGGCGGCGAAATTTGCCTCGGCCGAAACTTTTCATCCGTGATTCGGGTACAGTGCTCAACAGACGTCCGCAGGGCGATCCCGGAGTCGTCACGTTCCTGAACGCCGAGATCACGCCATGACCGAATCCGAGCCGAATCGAACAGCGTCATCGGCCGGACCGACGCTCGCTACGATCATGGTGGCCATCCTCGTGATTCAGGCGACGGGCTGGGCCTCAGGGCTGAGAGGGAAGACGCTGGCTGAGGCAGTCGAGCGGGGCGCCGCCCGGGTTGAGGCACAATCGGTCGGCGAGGTGGCCGAGGCGGACATCCGCCGGGCAATCGACAACCAGCGGTCGAGCCTGCGGTTCTGGGCGGTTCTGTCGGCCGTCGGCGACTTCGTCGTCGAACCGTTGGCACCGGCGCTCAGGGCCGTGCTAGCGGCCTCAGGCTTTGCCGCCATCGCGGCCCTCTCGGGCAGGCCGGTTCGTTATGCCGAGGCGATGGCGGAGGCGGCCGCGGCCCAATGGTTCTGGGTGATCGGACTCGGCGTTCAAGTTACGCTGATGATTGTGATGGACCGGACGGAGGTTGAGACGTCTCTGGTCCTGTGGCTCCCGCCAGGCTCCTATCCGGCGGTCTCCTGGATTGCCGCGAGGCAATTCGACCTCTTCGCCCTCCTCGGGTGGATCGCGGTCGGCCGGTCCGGCTGGCGGCTCGGCCTGGTCGGTCCGGTGACGGCGGGAGGGGTTTGTCTGCTGCTTTGGGGGATCGAGGCGTCGCTCCGAATTGGTATGGCGACTCTCTGCGGCGCCGCCATCCGGGCGACGCTGATGCCTCGTTAACGGTCGGAAGGTTGGCGGATTGAGAGGACACGACGACGATGCGACGTACTTTGCTCCTGGGCTCCGGTCTGATCATTCTGGTCGTCGCCCTTGCTGCCGCAAACCTCCGGAGGGACGGGAGCCTCTACGAGCTTGACTGGCAACTGATGAGGACACCGCCACGCGAGGTCGAGCTGGCGACCCCTGTTCGGGCTGAGATCGTCGAAACGATCTCGGCCACCGGTACGGTTGAGCCGGTCGAGGAGGCCGAGATTGCTCCTCAGGTGGTTGGCCGAGTCGTGGCGGTGCATGTGGAGGATGGGGATCGGGTCTCAGCGGGCGACCTCCTGGTGCAGCTTGATCCGACGGAGGCCCAGGCTCGGCTCGCATCGGCCGAGGCGAGGATTGATCGGCTCCGAGCCCTGATTGTCGATGCCGAGGAAGATGTCCAGAAAGCCACGCGCGACCTGGATCGAACCGGAACACTGGCCACCCGCAACGTCGCAACACCGACCGAACTGGCCGACGCCCGGAGCATTCTGGCCAAGTCTCAGGCCTCGCTCGACGTGGCCCGAAACGAGTTGATCGAGAGCGAGGCCATGCGGCGCATGAGCCAGCAGGAATTGCAATACACGGAGATCCGGGCCCCGATTGACGGCGTCGTCGCCGACTGCGAAGTTGAGGTCGGGGAGGTTGCCATCGCGGGCACGACCAACCTGCCGGGAGCCCTGCTGATGTCCATCCTCAACCCTGATCTCATGCAGGTCCGCGCCGACGTGGATGAGACCGACGTTCCCCTCGTTCGAGCCGGCCAGCCCGCCCGAATCTACCTCCAGGCCGACCTGCTGACGGCCATTCCCGGCGTGGTCGGTCGCGTGGCACCCCGAGGGAGGCTGGAGCAGGAGGTCGTCACGTTTGAGACGATCATCCGCGATGAGGGCGGCGACGATTCTCCCCTTCGCCCCGGCATGACGGCCACGGTCGAGATCGAGGTCCGCCGCGCCGCCGACGTCCTAAGCGTCCCCGTCCAGGCCGTCGTGCAACGCAGGCGCAAGGATCTCCCAGACTCTCAAGCCCTCCAGGCGTGGCTCGATCGGCACCCGCTGGCCCCCGGCGAGGCGGTCACGGATCTCGGCGCTCGCTACGTGACAACCTCCTTCGTGGCAATCGACGGAAAGGCCCGGGCCCGTCCTGTCGAAGTCGGTCTGAGCGACGAACGCCGCGTCGAGATCCGAAGCGGGCTCGAGCCCGACGACCTCGTCATCGTCGGCCCGTTTCGCACGCTCGACGAACTCAAAGATGGCGATCCGATCATCGAGGCCGAACCCGACACAGTGACCGAGATCGAGCAGACGCCGTGATCGCAGACGAACCCTTCCCATCCGACTCGGGGGTGATCGGTGGCGAGTCGCCGCCGGTCATTCTTCTCCAGGGCATTACCAAAACCTATCTGATGGGCACAGAGAAGGTGCGGGCCCTCGACGGAGTCGACCTCCGGATCGACGCGAACGAGTTCGTGGCGATCATGGGGCCTTCGGGATCGGGGAAATCGACCCTGATGAATATCGTCGGCCTGCTTGACGTCCCGACGAGCGGCCAGTACTGGCTCGCCGGTCGGGACGTGGCCCGCCTCTCGCAGTCGGAGCAGGCCCGGGAGCGGGGCCGGCGGATTGGCTTCGTCTTCCAGACCTTCGAGCTGCTCCCCAGACAAACGGCGCTGCGGAACGTCGAGCTTCCGCTGGTCTACTCCGGCGTCCGAGACCGTCGCGCCCGGGCTGTCGAGGCGTTACGCCAGGTCGGGCTGGCCGACCGTATGGGTCATCGCCCGAACCAGATGTCAGGGGGCCAGCGGCAGCGGGTCGCGATTGCTCGGGCCCTTGTGCAGAAGCCTGCCCTCATCCTGGCCGACGAGCCGACGGGGAATCTTGACACCCGCACAAGCGGCGAGATTCTCGACCTGTTCGACGACCTCCACGCCAAGGGGCAGACCATCGTGCTCGTCACCCACGAGCCGGACATCGCCGCTCGCTGCCGACGAGTCGTGCGACTCCGAGACGGCCGGGTCGAGTCCGACGATCCGAGCGGATCGGACGGAGGAGCACTCGGATGCTGATCCTCGCCAACGTCCACACGGCACTCGAACAGATCTGGGCGAACAAGCTGCGATCGGTGCTGACGGTCGTGGGGATCGTCATTGCCGTGACCTCGACGATCACCGTCGTCAGCGTCGTTCAAGGCTTCACCGGCTACGTGGCCGAGTTCCTTCAGGGGCTCGGGACGAATGCCATGTGGATCTGGCCGGAGCGGCCCGGAGGGGAAGCGGGCAAGCGACTCGGGCGGGTGACGCTCGACCTCCGTGATGTCGAGGCCCTGCGGACCGAGTGCTCCACGCTGCGATCCATCTCTCCCCTGATCCCCAGACCCTCGGTGCCCGTGGCGCTCGGTCGGACCGAGGTGACAACCCAGCTTGAGGGTGTTTCAGCCGAGTACCACGCGATCCGCAACCTGCCGGTCGAGGTGGGTCGGCCCTTCGCGTTCCTCGACGTCGAGCGTCGTCATCCGGTCTGCATCCTCGGCCGGGAGGTCTTGCGGAAGCTCGACGCTGGGGATGATCTTGTCGGCCGGACGCTGCTTGTGGACGGTCGACGCTTCCGGGTCGTAGGCATCCTCGCCGAAAAGGGGAGCGTGCTGGGTAATAGCCAGGACGACCTCGTCTTGATTCCCTATACGGTCGCCCTGACCATGTACCCGGCCACCCGCACTTCCATCGCCCTCACCGCCCGAGCCTTCGACGAGGAGCAGGTGCCCGAGGCCAAGGCACAGATCGTCAGCCTGCTCCGCCGTCGGCACCGTCTTGAAGCGTATCAGCCGAACGACTTTCAAATTCGCACGCAGGACGAATTGCTGACGGCCTTCAACAGCATCAGCATCGCGGCGACGGCGGTGCTGGCCGGAATCGTCGGCATCTCGCTGCTCGTCGGCGGCATCGGAATTATGAACGTGATGCTCGTCAGCGTCACCGAACGAACCCGAGAGATCGGCCTTCGCAAGGCCGTCGGCGCCCGTCGACGCGACATCATGCTCCAGTTCCTGACCGAGGCCGTCGGCCTGAGTCTCCTCGGTGGCGGCCTCGGTGTCGGCCTTGGTTATGCCATCACGGCGATCGTCAGTCTCCATCCTCAGATGGTCGACGTGGCCGTCCCGCTCTGGGCCGTTGCCTTGGGCTTTGGCATCTCCGCCGGTACCGGGGTCGTCTTCGGCATCCTTCCTGCCTTGAAGGCCGCCCTGCTGAATCCGATCGACGCCCTTCGGCATGAGTAGTTGTTGAAGCCGGGGCAGCTGATCTTCCAATGATCAGCTGCCCCAAAGTTCGGGCGACATGAAAATTGGCCTCGCTTCATCCCGGGCCATAGAGGGTAGCTGGTCAGACACAAGGGTGTGGGGCGGCTGATGGCCCGGATGGACCGAGAGGCGATCGTTTTCGGTCCACGCACCAGCACGCGAGACCCGGACCATGTGATCTACCCGTATCCGCTCCGAGGGCTGCCGATCGACCACCGCGATCAGATCTGGTCCACCGACATCACCTCCATTCCGCTGGAGCGGGGCTTCATGGATCGGATCTCGCAGATCGACTGGTTCCGCCAATCCGTACTCTGCTGGCGGCTGTCGAACACGCTCGACGGCCGGTTCTTCCCGGAGGTCTGGGAAACAGTCCAGAGCGGAGGTCGGCCCGCGAACTTCAAAACCGATCAGGGAGTGCAGTTCACGGCGAGGGGACGGCCTTGAGGGGTGACACGTCAAATCCGGCCCGAGTAGACTCGACAGGAGGGGGCTACGTTCAAGGTTTCTGACGCGAGAAACCATTGACATCCATGATCCTAAAACAATTGAGAGTACGGAGTTCCTCAAATGGTGTCGATCGGAGGTGCATGGCTTTCGAGAGGGGTGGGGGAGACAGAGTGTTCACATTGATTGAGAGGGGCTTTCCCTCGATGAGCCGTTGCCGTGGTGACGGAAGTCAGCGATTACGAGTGGGCGATCCGTTGGCGACAGACGCTCTTTTTCGACACACGTTCAATTGGCAACGTTGCGACCTTTAACTTCACAAGACCTTACCAATGCACTCGATCAATCCAACTGAATGGGAATTACCGTTGGCCATTTTCGTTTTTACTACATGTACGCTGGTGATTGGAGTGGCGGGCTGGGGGCTGAGCGCCTCGGCGGATCGGTTGGCGGATCGGACCGGATTGGGTGAAGCGGTGACCGGCGCACTTCTGCTGGGAGGTACGACCTCGCTGTCAGGCATCGTGGTGTCGGTGACGGCGGCACTCGATGCCCGCGCGGAACTGGCCATGAGCAATGCGCTGGGAGGAATCGCGGCACAGACGGCCTTCCTGGCCGTGGCCGACATCACCTACCGTCGGGCGAATCTCGAGCATGCCGCCGCATCGACGGCGAACATGATGCAGGGGTCGCTTCTGGTCACCTTGCTGGCCATCGTCCTGGTCGGTGCGTATTCTCCGGAGGTCACTGTCTGGGACATTCACCCCGCCACGCCGATCCTGCTCGCGACGTACCTTTATGGGATCAGCCTGGTCAGGAAATCGCGGACCGATCCGATGTGGCAACCTGAGCTGACCGAAGAAACGCGAACCGATCAGCCGGATCAGGAAACCGAGGGCGTGAGTCTCGGCGGCCTCTGGCTCCGCTTTGG belongs to Tautonia marina and includes:
- a CDS encoding carbonic anhydrase, which produces MRSLNRFSRRAFVQATALASGAFGVAWSGTTRSFGSGVRTQDPDAVLAKLMEGNRRFVNGTPSLLSRRRPEDFAQLAEGQAPSAIIVACADSRVPPELVFDQGVGDLFVVRVAGNHVTGSGPIVQGSIEFAVAVLGARLILVLGHDKCGAVEGAIARSESDEPLPGSIDALVKIIKPAVADAEGKPGDRLDNVIQANIRRCVGSLKTSGPILPELVESGELKVVGGLYRLRSGTVDLLD
- a CDS encoding outer membrane beta-barrel protein codes for the protein MARLSRIGALLTVIAVTASPAGGQEIPPPQRTFGDVSGSYYGRGLEPESLPAEIAEDVAGASGEFRLGPTPVSEVGLLRNLFGLSEEPGSLRTFGWVEGGYTGASTGPGLLRVQPRQNRFGNEFLLNQIGLVVQKPLRQDAFDLGFTVRYFAGADAALGQPKGGIDFPPGNPRFGHDFRDLFLDVHLPILTERGLDFKIGRMNTIIGYNGFLAPYRPLYSSDYQFFYAQDGAFTGFLANLHLNDRLDVWSGMTLGANTFFTLRSPNSYCYIGQVNYWLTEERRTRLTGSVYAGPDAIFAAPGLNGDFVTMVELRLQQNWSPRLTQIIQNNMGWDANTPVGTGSFYGLYSILIYHAAPKLDTILRTEWFSDPQGTRTGFATDYAAVTFGINWHPNRILEVRPEIRGDFAGDPAFGTSDTLGGRSSQLTGGISFLVKY
- a CDS encoding RNA polymerase sigma factor, with the translated sequence MESRTPLSLLDRLRDDPNSEEAWVEFHIRYGKVLYTWCRRWGLQPSDAEDVTQDTLLAVSRQIKDFHYDPNGSFRAWMKTIAYRLWIRVVERSARQAAIGGNAALEELASVAARDDLARFCEAQARQVILEQAFDRVRNRVSPNTWEAFRLTALEDRSGAEVARALGLTIGDVYNARWRVQQLLRDAVRTLDPDA
- a CDS encoding serine/threonine-protein kinase codes for the protein MTTGCPGEASLRGFLEREGDQLDAEAIEKHVSNCDACQALLDLWTDLPSEFQSWLTGLDDANHDETPVGRLLDDRIRSALLKCNAQTSHDKDDERPCLDRVGPYRIQRRSGAGGMGIVFEAVDTRLGRRVALKMILGSAEGSGPVPVDRFRREGAVLAALNHPNIVPVYEVGEHNGQPYLVLEFVPGGTLSQRAGGRPLPPREAARVVGTLAGAVQYAHEQGVIHRDLKPGNILLKPTPGSSVGGETDDRPPIGGEWLMIADFGLARWRRDLAELTRSGQPVGTPAYMAPEQAAGLGEGIGPAVDIYALGVILYELLTGRPPFQAETIASTLRMVQESDALSPRTLQPGVPRDLETITLKCLDKDPRRRYASAGALAADLDRFLEHRSIVARPIRPAGRAWRWCRRNPGFAAVLAITAALLVALVVGSISFAIVQADLRRQTELRERQARQNAADARAARDLASLSLQRALTGYSSVVDGVLAISPFDNPKVRSVQDTGHRILSEWCVEYLDSLQPGVAWTIADIQVALTLARVRYDLDQESEAEPLLSEAWEAARRLGGFDQSDSRAIQLLAVSSMRLGNTLNQKGRQSDAIKSYELSDRLLVDLLRADPGESYYLNMRFGLLGNLASTLARLGRVEEAIQAEREGIRMLEALVETHPGDSNHPIELGLRAARVGRLHLDSGQWEDAWSTLSTALEQLELVPADSPRINEVRKAQINGLRARARAGYHLGRLEAVVPDLERALSMTRNPRERWELQIQSIEARVRVGILDGAVDDAEALLADTEAVTAYPLEIANVFALLAGDPSLPPPAHELLKEKVVQLIKTAQSTGRLNDPDVIKELFVAPDLAPLRSLLNSPQ
- a CDS encoding OprO/OprP family phosphate-selective porin, which codes for MRSRLTAARSWGGVLVVWGGVAIGCTLVRAQEPLGPPPSLPRAGAAMAPAEVGDSPGVTVEQLAERLLEMERQNQALAEELMRTRAEHSEQMQLILQRLDEVSGRIRIGDDPELPVDDAAPAAPMPADPATVETPVPDYTEEQLAPVDPIPGYPRPSIAELGGFLLQSDEGKFRLRIHYESQIEGRFWDPIDQQPANSGIFLPRQRIFFSGNFTRPIEYEFSINRGFGTLNILNAFVNLHFDDRFELRLGRFFTPMFYDQFAISNYWLLTPERSIFTTNLSLNRQFGAMGWGYLFDKRLDYAAGVFNGSRNSFEAFNNALDLVGYVNARPFQQSEGLPMARFLNLGASVAFGRQDQPPVPASFRIGGGSPNADIPGAGTVPFLILNRGVQERGDRLIGSVHAAYFHQSLSLIGEWQYGYGGYAASPAAGSTRVPFSGFYVAGGYFLTGEEVERRTRLYPLRPLIPTRKGQRRGLGAWELTGRFSTLAMGEEVFNAGLADRNLWSNQAATTELGVNWYWNEYVKIYMFWLHGGFDDPVLYAPGRFQETADMFWLRFQLYF